The genomic DNA ttttagcaCGACGTCAAGAactgttttcaaaacaaagttagtaagtattaattttttattgtaatttctAAATTAGCGTACATGtaataaatttgaattagTAATTAACTTAagtatattatacatattaaaaaaaattagttgcaaaattattattaaattatttaacttattctaattttataaaagattgtgaaatctatatataagtaaaaatcGCTTGAGAATAAATGCTCTTCAGTTGctcaatttaaaataaaagaattgattttcaattctagaaaataaaaaacacttaaagatataataaatagattggcaattacaaaaaattataCGTATTTGAGTATATCATATTATAGCACAATGtcaaaaattgttttcaaaacGAAGTTAGTAAATATTAACTTTTGTATTGTAATTTCTAAATTAAAGTACATgtgataaatttgaattaataattaacttaagtataatatacatattaaataaGATGATTAgttgtaaaattattattaaattatcttactctacttttaataaaagattaagaaatttatatataagtaaaattcacTTGAGAATAAATGCTCTTCAGTTGTgcaattcaaaattaaaaaaattaattttcaattttagaaaagaaaaaaacttaaacatataataaatagaTTGGCAAATACAAAAATTTATACATATTTGAGTGTATTATATTATAGCACGATGTCAAAAATTGTTCTCAAAATGAAGTTggtaaatattaatttttgtattGTAATTTCTAAATTAATGTACATGTGACaattttgaattaataattaactaagtatattatacatattaaaTAAGACGATTAGTTGCAAAATTATTCTTAGATTAACTAACTTactctaattttaataaaagattATGGAATTATTGTTTAGAACTTGTAATTAATAtgataatttaaaatcttatcgatcttaacaaaaaattggtctttcaaaataaaaataacaatatatgaaagaatataaaaatatattaaaatgaacTAGTGTAATACACGAATAAAAGCCtagtataatataaattgataatatatcataataattttataagcATACACATTTGGGATGAGACGATTAATTAtagttctttttaattttaaaaactgtttttcttttgaaatctCAAACCTAATATTTTCggaaaaattgattaatttgatttttcggTTCGCTAAGTAACCATTTTTTGCACGGCAGATCAATTATCGAGGTTTTTTCGCACAGCATTACATATAGTTTGTGTCAACATTAAAAAGGGCAAAACAGAAAGAAGGTTTACCACAgaaacccaaaaaagaaaaatgttttcTACTTGCTATtatcaaacaaataaatgATAATTGATAACAAACAAACAATCCAAAATTGGAATCGTACTTCTCCAAGTCAAAAGGAATTACATAATTCTTTccgtctctctctcatctcctACTGTGTCACACTCGCAGGGAGAAAAATTATGCACCGAAACAGATCATCCAATCAGGACCGTCCAATGGAGTCCACCGTCTGATTCGAGAACCTCATCTTGCCCAGCTTCTCAGCCCCATCGACATCTACGCCCGCGCGGCGGACCGAGTCGAACAGGGGCAACACCATCTGGCGGTGCCGGATCGGCCGGGAGAGCTCCTCCGCGAGGTCGATCCCGACACCGGTGACGCCGATCTCGCGCAGGCGGAACCCCAGCTTCTCGCCGACCCGGGAGGCGACGTTGGCGTCCCAGAGGCCGCCGGTGCCCGGACGGGGGCGGGGGAAGCGGCCGAGCTTGGCGCGGGTGCGGGCTAGGAACTCCTGCTCGGTGGAGGAGGCCATGGCGATGATGGAGGAGTCGACGGGGTTCGTCACCTCCGCCGTGATCTTCCGGCACGAGAGGACGAGGCGGAGGACGTGGTGGTGCTTGCTGCCGGCGGACattacagagagagagagagagatgggagGAGACTGTTGGATAGATTGATGAGGGCTTATGTATTTCGGCAACGGCAACTGCAAAGGTCCAGTATAATGGGGTAAGAAAATGCGATtactaaaaagtaaataaaattaaaattaaatacaaataaataaatacatacaattttttttctggaaAATAATCTTTAACATATCAAAAACTATAAGTCAAAGTCTGAAAACTATAACTTTCAAAAAAATcttcaaaaattttcaaaatcttatGCTTATTATACTTAATAAATATTCCAAAAATATTTCGTTGATaactaaaatttttaaatatttgtttaaaattttagaattattaaataaataataataattttctaaaaatcaaaatgaaaactaaaatatcctaagatttattattatttataaaaattaaaaaaaattgagaaagtttAAGTGATACGGTTATTAGTTTGAGCAGCACAGGTAAAGAGCATCCATATCACTATATCCTGCTGGATTACattatttcataaaaaaaaaaaaaagaggattaCAAATTTGACACTGCAAGAACGAATAATCAAAGTAGATTATTTCAAATAACATATCAcatcttttttcttctcctaATTCTGATTGAACTAATAAAGATAGATACTGTCGATATTATTGTCCCTAACAATTGGAAAATCTCTATCTATTTGATGCTTATTTAAGCCCGTTCCACTTACAAATTCACTCTGCGCTCTTTATAGTTCCTAGCTTCATAGTCATTGTCAAATTGCTAAGTCATCAGGCCATCCGGATATTGTTGTGCGGCGTGCAATGGCGCTGGGCGGGGACTCTCATTACGTTCCACTTGGTAAGATCATGAAGTTCGAGATGTGGGGCACAACTACTCCCTCCTATGCCTACCCGCTGGAGGGCATTCTTGATGTTTCCCTGCTGCGGAAACGTCAAGTCATCACGCAAGATGCCCATGGCCTTGTAATCGATATTGCGGAGTACATCGAGGACCACACTTTGCCCCGTGTCGTTGCCCCCGTGCCGCTCACATTCCTCCGCCGTCCCAGACTCTTGCAGACCTCTGTAGAGGTTACACTCGCTGACCTGAATGTGGACCTTGTCTTCATACAGGACATTGCTCAAGGTATCTCATCGCACGTCTACAATACGGTTGGGGGGTACATGAAGGTGTTCTCCGTGATAGCCGTTGTAGAGATCACCAAAGTTGTGGTGGTTCGTCAAGCACCGGACTTGGGAATGTTATTGCAAGATGAACCTTGTGGTGCATCTAGGGAAGCCTTACAGAAGTTGAAGGAAATGAGCTTCAGCGATCCAAAGGTCGCAGATGTCGGAACCTGTGCTATCTGTTTGGAAGATCTATCGCAGGGCGATGATGAGAAGAGATTGATAAGTATGCCATGTGATCACTTATTTCACGACTCATGCATCTTCAATTGGCTGGATAGGAGTCGTATTTGCCCGCTGTGTCGTCGAGAATTATCATGATGATCGTGAGGAGAGTGAAACTAGTACAATAATCAGTTGGTATTTTCTCTCAGAAGAAATTAGGTGGAAaatcgagttttttttttctcttgaaaCTTGATCTTACGTAGTAGTACTATGTATAAGCTTTCTATAGCCACCAAGAACTCGAGAATCAGAAATCC from Punica granatum isolate Tunisia-2019 chromosome 2, ASM765513v2, whole genome shotgun sequence includes the following:
- the LOC116193609 gene encoding E3 ubiquitin-protein ligase SDIR1-like isoform X2, translated to MALGGDSHYVPLGKIMKFEMWGTTTPSYAYPLEGILDVSLLRKRQVITQDAHGLVIDIAEYIEDHTLPRVVAPVPLTFLRRPRLLQTSVEVTLADLNVDLVFIQDIAQGISSHVYNTVGGYMKVFSVIAVVEITKVVVVRQAPDLGMLLQDEPCGASREALQKLKEMSFSDPKVADVGTCAICLEDLSQGDDEKRLISMPCDHLFHDSCIFNWLDRSRICPLCRRELS
- the LOC116193610 gene encoding uncharacterized protein LOC116193610; amino-acid sequence: MSAGSKHHHVLRLVLSCRKITAEVTNPVDSSIIAMASSTEQEFLARTRAKLGRFPRPRPGTGGLWDANVASRVGEKLGFRLREIGVTGVGIDLAEELSRPIRHRQMVLPLFDSVRRAGVDVDGAEKLGKMRFSNQTVDSIGRS
- the LOC116193609 gene encoding E3 ubiquitin-protein ligase SDIR1-like isoform X1, whose product is MYFGNGNCKGHPDIVVRRAMALGGDSHYVPLGKIMKFEMWGTTTPSYAYPLEGILDVSLLRKRQVITQDAHGLVIDIAEYIEDHTLPRVVAPVPLTFLRRPRLLQTSVEVTLADLNVDLVFIQDIAQGISSHVYNTVGGYMKVFSVIAVVEITKVVVVRQAPDLGMLLQDEPCGASREALQKLKEMSFSDPKVADVGTCAICLEDLSQGDDEKRLISMPCDHLFHDSCIFNWLDRSRICPLCRRELS